TATTACAGTTGACGTACAGTATGCAGAAGCTTTCGACGCCCCGGATGATGGGAAATTGATTGCTTCCGATATGTATTCAAAAGGAATAGATGTTATTTATCACGCTTCTGGCGCAACAGGTAACGGGGTTTTTGCTCAAGCCAAAGACCTTAAGAAGAATAACCCAGATGAAGATGTATGGGTAATTGGTGTTGACCGTGACCAGCATGAAGAAGGCGCTATTGGAGACAATAACGTAACGCTTACTTCTATGGTTAAGCGTGTGGATATTGCTGTACAGGATGTGGCTAATCAGGCCATGAATGGTGAATTCCCAGCTGGAGAAACCATTGAATACGGCCTGGATGATGACGCGATCAGCCTGGCACGTACGAATGAAGAAGCTCTAACGGACGACATTATTACAGCTATTGAAGATTGGAAAGAGAAAATTATCAATGGAGATGTGGAAGTACCTAGCACACGTGAAGAATTAGAAACTTATGTAAATTCCTTATAGGATTACTGGAAAAAGGCTGGTGTAAGCCGGCCTTTTTTTACTGTATGGACTAAAAATCATCAAATGAAGAGTTATTATATCCGGCCCTCTTCATTTGATGATTTTTAAAGAGAGGATTTGGACTGGAGCGTAGATGGATTCATCTAAGACTGAAAAGGAGTGAGAGCAGCAATGGAATACGTTATTGAAATGCTTAACATCCGTAAAGAATTTCCAGGGATTGTAGCTAATGATAATATAAATCTTCAAGTTGAGAAAGGCGAAATCCATGCTTTGCTTGGTGAAAACGGAGCAGGAAAATCTACCTTAATGAATGTTTTATTTGGTCTTTATCAGCCGGAAAAAGGCGAAATAAAGGTGAAGGGTGAAAAAGTTAAAATAACAGATCCGAACGTAGCCAATAAACTTGGTATTGGAATGGTTCACCAGCACTTTATGCTGGTCGATACATTTACGGTAACGGAGAACATCGTTCTAGGTAATGAACCTAAAAAGGGCGGAACAGTAGATATAAAGAAAGCTGAAAAAGAAGTAAAAGACCTTTCAGAACGGTATGGTTTAAATGTGGACCCAGGCGCTAAGATCCGTGATATCTCCGTGGGGATGCAGCAGCGAGTTGAAATATTGAAAACGCTTTATCGCGGGGCGGAAATATTAATTCTTGACGAACCTACTGCAGTTTTGACCCCTCAGGAAATTAAGGAGCTAATAGGGATTATGCACAGCCTTGTTAAAGAAGGGAAATCCATTATTCTGATCACTCATAAACTAAAGGAAATAATGGAAGTCTGCGACCGGTGCACTGTAATTAGAAAAGGAGAAGGAATTGGAACCGTTAAAGTAGCCGACACAAACCCTACCGAATTGGCTTCGTTGATGGTGGGACGTGAAGTAAGCTTTTCTACTGAAAAAACTCCAGCGAATCCGAAGGAAACCTTCTTATCCATCGAGGACTTATTTGTAAAAGATGTGCGCAGGGTGGACATGGTCAAAGGATTAAATCTTGAGGTGAAAGCAGGAGAAATTCTCGGGATCGCTGGTATTGATGGCAATGGGCAATCTGAGCTCATCGAAGCGATTGCAGGTCTAAGAAAAAGTGAGTCGGGAAGCATCAAACTTCATGATCAAGTGATTACAAACTTATCACCTAGAAAAGTAACTCAGTCCGGCGTATCTCATATTCCGCAGGATCGTCATAAATTCGGGCTGGTACTTGATTTTCCGGTTGGGGAAAATATGGTTCTTCAAAGTTATTATCAACAGCCTTTTTCCAAAAAAGGGGTTATGAATTTTAAGAAAATATACAAAAAAGCTCAAGAACTAATTGAAGAGTATGATGTGCGAACGCCGAATGCTTATACGAAAGCTAGAGCGCTGTCAGGCGGAAACCAGCAAAAAGCCATTATTGGACGTGAAGTCGACCGCTCTCCCGATTTAATTATAGCTGCACAGCCTACCCGAGGCCTTGATGTTGGAGCGATTGAATTCATTCATAAGAAATTGATTGAGGAACGCGATAAAGGAAGAGCTGTACTATTGCTATCTTTTGAGCTGGAAGAGATTATGAATTTAAGTGATCGAATTGCAGTCATGTTCGATGGAAGAATTATTTCAGAAGTCAAACCGGAAGACACAAATGAACAGGATCTCGGTCTTATGATGGCAGGGAACACTCCACAGAAAGCAGGTGGAAGCTGAATGTTTGCCAATCGAACAGTAAATATCCTAATTCCTATAATATCCGTACTGCTCGGATTATTATCAGGGGCTGTTATTATGCTCGTTTTTGGTTACAATCCTTTAAAAGGATATGCTGCTTTATGGTCAGGTGCTTTTGGTGATGCTTATTTCTTAGGCGAAACCCTGAGACAGGTTACGCCTTACATTCTTTCAGGGCTCGCTGTCGCCTTTGCGCTTCGTACAGGTCTTTTAAATATCGGTGTGGAAGGTCAGGTCTTTGTGGGATGGGTAGCTTCCGTATGGGTGGGAGTGGCTTTTAAACTGCCTATGATGATCCACCTTCCGCTAGCTGTGCTGGCCGCAGCATTAGCAGGTGCATTTTGGGGGTTTATACCCGGAATTTTAAAAGCTAAACTTGGCGTCCATGAAGTTATTGTCACGATTATGATGAATTACATCGCCCTATATTTATCAAATGAGATTGTTAGGAATGTTATAACAGATGGTAAAGACCGCACCGATTCTATTGCTCCTACGGCTTCCCTGGCCTCTGAATGGCTGGCTGAAATGACCTTTTTTTCACGCCTTCACTGGGGATTGTTGATTGCCCTATTTATGGCACTGGTTATGTGGTTTCTTTTAAATAAAACGACCCGCGGTTTTGAATTGCGGTCAGTAGGTTTTAATCAGCATGCCTCGAACTATGCGGGGATGAATGTGGGTAAAAATATTGTGCTTGCAATGGTTATCTCGGGAGCTTTCGCAGGGTTAGCGGGTGCGATGGAAGGATTGGGGACTTTCGGCTACATGTCTGTTAAATCAGGATTTACTAATATCGGTTTTGACGGAATCGCTGTGGCTCTTCTTGGAGCAAACACGGCACTTGGAGTAGTACTCGCAGCCTTCTTGTTCGGTACCCTTAAAATTGGTGCCCTGAACATGCCTACCGTAGCAGGCGTTCCTACAGAGTTAGTAGAAATCGTCATCGCCCTTATCATTATTTTTGTAGCATCAAGCTATATGATCCGATGGATTATTTTACGTTTTAAAAAGGAGGGGAAATAAATGGAATTCATAGATATCCTTGCTCGAATTATTCCACCTGCCATTTTCTTTGCATCCCCTCTGATTTTCACAGCCCTGGGTGGTGTATTTAGTGAACGTTCTGGAATTATTAATATAGGACTCGAGGGTCTTATGGTTATGGGAGCCTTTGTAGGTATTGTGTTTAATTTAACCTTTCATGAGGTTTTAGGTGATGCAACCCCCTGGGTTTCGATTATTGTAGCAATGGTCGTGTCCGCAATCTTTGCACTGGTCCACGCCGTAGCATCGATCACCTTTCGTGCCGATCAGGTGGTTAGTGGAGTGGCCATAAACTTTCTTGCCTTAGGAGTCGGTCTGTTTCTTACAAAGCAATGGTATGATAAAGGACAAACCGATATGGTGGATCGTCCTTTCTATACTATTGATATCCCTGTACTGAATAAAATTCCAATATTGGGTGACCTGTTTTTCTCAGGGTGGTATTTAACCTCTTATTTAGCGATTATCCTAGCTTTTGCTGCCTGGTTCATCATTTATAAAACTCCATTTGGCTTACGTCTGAGATCGGTTGGAGAGCATCCAATGGCTGCAGACACCAATGGTATCAATGTGTATGCTATGCGTTACGTAGCCGTTATGATCTCAGGAGCGCTTGGTGGTCTCGGCGGTTCCGTTTACGCTTTAACCATAGCACTTAACTTTTCTCATGCTACGATTGTAGGGCAAGGATTTATGTCCCTGGCAGCCGTTATTTTCGGAAAGTGGCACCCATTGGGAGCATTAGGAGCAGCTATTTTCTTTGGACTAGCCCAAAGTTTAAGTATTGTTGGATCCAGTTTGCCTTTATTGGAAGACGTTCCTCAAATATTTTTATTAATCGCTCCTTACGTCCTGACGATCCTGGCTCTTGCTGGATTTATAGGACGAGCGGAAGCTCCTAAGTCTCTTGGTGAGGCATATGTTAAAGGAAACCGTTAAAATAAATTAAGCCCGGTCCTTACACCGGGCTTAATTTTTTACATTTCGAAACATATACCTTAGCATAGGACGTAGCTTTTTATGGATGAATTATGTGGAGTGAGTCTATAATAGTAGAGAAACGACAAGGAGGATGGGAAATGAAAATTAAGGAAGAAGTATTGCTTGAAAAACAAGGATATCGATTACATATTCTACCTAGTAAAAAATATAAAACCATTTCAATTGTGGCTAAATTTAAAACACCACTAAGAAGAGAGGGCATTACAGAGAGGGCTTTGCTTCCTCATGTTCTGCAAAAAGCCACCAATAATCATCCGAATGTAAGAGAATTCCAATCTTCGTTTGAAAATTTATATGGAACGGTACTATCCAGTGATGGGTCGAAAAAAGGCGAGAATCATGTTATCAGTTTCCGGATGGAAGTGGTTAACGAAGCTTACCTCAATGATCAGGAGCCTATATTGGAAGAAGCTCTAAAACTCTTCAATGAAGTTCTTTATGCTCCTAAAGTAGAAGGGGAAGGGTTTGATTCGTCCATTGTAGAACGTGAAAAACAAACGCTAGAGCAGAAGATCACGTCTGTAAAAGACGATAAAATGAGTTATGCCAATATGCGTTTAATGGATCACATGTGTAAAGATGAACCTTACTCTCTACACGTAAGCGGTTATCAGGAAGATATCTCTTCGATTACTCCGGAAAGTCTTTATACTTATTATCGGTCAATGATAAAAAATGATCTGCTTGATGTTTATGTTATTGGAGACATCGATCAAACTGAAATTGAGAAAATGACAGATCAGTATTTCATCCGTGAGAACAGCAGCAATCAGGATAACGATCAGGTATCTACTTCCAAAGACGTACAAGAGGTAAATGAAGTCGTGGAACGTGAGGAAGTGAATCAGGGTAAACTTCATATTGGATACCGTACGTACACTAAATTCGGTGATTCTGATTATTATGCCCTGCAGATTTTTAACGGGTTATTCGGAGGATTTCCAAGCTCTAAATTATTTATGAATGTGCGTGAAAAACATAGCCTGGCTTACTATGCAGCCTCTCGTTTTGAAAGTCATAAAGGATTGCTTCTTGTATTTAGTGGTGTTGATCCAAAAGACTACAAACAAGCAAAATCCATTATTTTAGAGCAGATGGATGCGATGCAAAACGGAGATTTCACCGAAGAGCAAGTAGAAGAAACGAAGGAACAAGTGATTCATCAACTGCAAGAAACAATGGATAATGCCAATGGGATTATTGAAGTCCTGTACCACCAAATGCTGTCCGGAGCTGAAATGCCAGTTAAGGATTTAATTGAACATATCCGAAAAGTGACGAAGCAGGATGTTGTGGCTATGGCTAATAAGATTAAACTAGATACTATTTACTTTTTAACCAGCCTTGAGGGAGGGGAATAACTGTGGAAGAACTAGTCTATGACCAGATCAATGAAACCGTCTACACAGAAACAATGGATAATGGATTGAAGGTGTTCCTGCTCGCGAAACCTGAGATGGCTAAAACATTCGGTATATTTACCACGAATTATGGATCTATTGATCAGACCTTTACACCTATTGGACAGGAAGAGAAAGTGACCGTTCCAGAAGGGATTGCACACTTCCTCGAACATAAACTTTTTGAAAAAGAAGATCGTGATGTCTTTCAAGACTTCACGAAGCTTGGGGCGTCCGCAAATGCTTTTACTTCATTTACAAAAACGGCTTACTTATTTACAGCCACCAGTCAAATAGAAAAAAATGTGGAGACTTTGCTTAATTTTGTGCAGGACCCATATTTCTCAGAGGAATCAGTAGAAAAAGAAAAAGGCATCATTGCTCAGGAAATCCGCATGTATGATGATCAGCCGGACTGGCGTTCCTTTTTTGGAACCATTCAAAGCTTGTATCATCATCACCCTGTAAAAGTAGATATCGCAGGGACAGTGGATTCCATTCAAAACATCACGAAAGATGACCTTTATACTTGCTATGAAACGTTTTATCATCCTTCCAACATGGTCTTATTCGTAGCTGGTAATATAGAACCAGAAGCGATGATGAAGCAAATTCGCGAAAATCAAGATAGTAAAGAATTTCCGGCTGCTCCGGAAATTAATCGATCCTATCCGAACGAACCGGCGGAAGTCGCGAAAGCCAATAATTCGATTACTATGCCTGTTACTACTGCTAAAGCAATGGTTGGGGTTAAAGAAAAAGTTACTCATTTAACAGGGAAGGAATTACTTCGAGCCGAGCTGCTTTCCAGCATGATCCTTGATTACTACTTCTCTAAGAGTGGTGCGTTTTATGAGGAACTATACCGTAATGATTTAATTGATGACAGCTTTCAGTTTGAAACAGAACTGGATCGTCAATTCGGATTTACTATCCTTGGCGGAGATACACGGAAGCCTGAAGAAATGACTAAACGTGTAAAAGAAATGCTTCATGAACTAAAAGAAAATAGCATCTCTGATGAAGACTTCACCCGAATGAAGCGTAAGAAAATCGGCCAGTTCATGCGGGCTTTAAATTCCCTTGAATTTATTGCTAACCAGTTTACTCATTACCACACGCTTGGCGTGGATCTGTTTGACGTTCTGCCTGTTATTGAATCGCTTACTTCCAACGATGCTGAGGAATACCTGCAGCACTGGATTAATGAAGAAGCTATTTCGGTCTTCCAGGTCAAACCTCAGGAAGATGAGTAAACGTTGTCTAATCATTGGAGCAAGCGGTGAAATTGGATATAGCGTCACCCGGACTCTTGTAGAAAAAGGATATCGTGTCGGTCTGCAGTATTACTCGAATTTGCGTAGAATTGAAAAACTGGAAAACCAAATTCCAGCAGGCCAATTTCTCGGAGCTCATCAGGCTGATTTAACTACTACAGAAGGAATTCAAGCTTTTTTACAAATCATTTCTAAAGAATGGGAAGCTGTGGTATTTTGTGGAGGTCATCTATGGAAAGGCCTTTTCCAGGACATGACTGACGCAGAAATGGATGAACTATATCATGTCCATCTTAAAGCTCCCTGGATGATTTCCCGGCACGTTCTTCCCTTTATGATTCATATTAAAGCAGGCAATATCGTAACCGTTTCCTCCATATTTGGCGAAGAAGGAGCAAGTATGGAAGTGGCCTACAGCTCTGTAAAAGGCGCACAAATAAGTTTTGTTAAAGCATTGTCTAAAGAAGTGGCTCCAAGCGGAATTCGAGTTAATGTAGTGACACCGGGTGTTGTTGCAACAAAAATGAATAACATGCTCTCTCCTGAAGAATGGAATACTTTAGAAGGTGAAATACCTCTTGGGAGAGCGGGGCAGCCTGATGAAATAGCTGACGCCATCAGCTATTTATTGAGTGATCAATCGAGTTATGTTACAGGACATGTACTGCGAGTAAATGGCGGTTGGTAATAAAAATGTGTGCATAAAATGTTTGTTTCCTCTCATACTAAGTATGAAAAACTTAGAGGAGGTAACAACAATGTCTGTTCTTGAAAATTTTGACTCTTGGAAAGACTTTCTTGGCGATCGTTTGCATCAGGCGCAAGGGCAAGGGATGGATCAACAAGCTGTATCAGAAATTGCTTACGAAATTGGGGGATATCTTGCCAATTCAGTAGATGCAGAAAATGATCAGGAAGCGGTTCTTCGTGATCTTTGGAACGTAGCTGATCAAAAGGAACAACACGCTATTGCTAATATGATGGTGAAACTCGTACGTAACGAAGGAACTCAAGCTTAATTTGCTAAAAACCGCACATTTCACTGTGCGGTTTTTGCTATTTTTCAAAGATAATCCATTTCCTGACTTTCCTATTCAATAAAAATCCTTTATGATAGATAGTGAGTTCGAGTCCTTAAAGGACAAAAAATGACATTTTCCAGAGGAGTTTTGTCATGGAGAAAAAAGAATGGTACTTAGAATATGAAATACAGTATAATCGGCCAGGGCTGCTTGGAGATATCTCTTCTTTGCTCGGGATGATGGCGATTAACATTGTTACAATAAACGGGGTAGAAAATTCCCACAGGGGAATGCTGCTTTTATGCAAAGATGAAGAGCAGATTATTCGATTAAAATCAATTTTAGATACAATGGATACCATTAAAGTCACAAAATTACGCCGTCCTAAATTAAGAGACCGTCTTGCCGTCAGGCATGGACGCTACATACATAGTGATGTGGATGACCGTAAAACCTTCCGATTCAATCGTGAAGATTTAGGAGTACTCGTTGATTTTATGGCTGAACTGTTCATGAAAGAAGGGCATAAACTTGTAGGAATTCGCGGTATGCCCCGGGTTGGTAAAACGGAGTCTGTAGTAGCGGCAAGTGTATGTGCTAATAAAAGGTGGCTTTTTGTCTCGAGTACTCTTTTAAAGCAGACGGTCAGAAATCAGTTAATTGATGAAGAATACAGGGAAGATAACCTTTATATTATTGATGGCATTGTTTCTGCCAGACGTGCAAGTGAACAGCACTGGCAGCTTGTGAGGGAAATTATGAGGCTTCCAGCTACCAAAGTGATTGAACATCCAGACATTTTTGTGCAGGAAACAGAGTATAAACTCGATGATTTTGATTACATCATTGAATTAAGAAATAACGATGATGAAGTAATCACGTATGAAACGGTGGAAAAACCAGATATGTCGATGAGTGACGGGTTTTCCATGTTTGATTTTTAAATTAATGGATGGTGTTTTACATGGAGAAGGAGATTGGAGCTCGACTAAGGAATGCACGCGAGTCTAAAGGGATGTCACTTGAACAAGTGCAGGAAACAACTAAAATTAAAACACGCTATCTTCATGCCATTGAAGAGAATGATTTTAATGTTTTGCCGGGTAAGTTTTATACACGTGCTTTTATAAGAGAATATGCATCAGCTGTAGGTATTGATCCTGAACAGATGATGGAAGAACATAAAGATGAGATGCCTTCATTTGAGAAAGAGGGAGCAGCTCAGTATAAAAGCGTACAGCCCTCTTCAAAAGAGCCTGTTGCGAAAAGAGGTAATATTAACAAATACTTACCGACCGTCATGACGTTTGTTCTTATAATTGGAATATTGTTTGTCGCTTACACCTTTATCAAGAATGGTAATAATGATTTGGGAAGCGGGGCCGCTGACCAGGAAGTATCGAACAACGATATTAATGTTCCGGAAGCGTCTGAGCCAGAAGACAGCGAAAGTACTCCGGCCAGCTCAGAATCATCAGGTGAAGAGTCGGCGGATGATGAGAAAGATACAAAAAAAGAGCAAGCTGGCGAAGAAGGAAGCTCTTCAAGCGAGAAGGAAAATCCGAGTGGGAATGACCAGGAAAGTGAATCCTTCGAAATTTCCCTGGCTGAAAAAGGAACGGGAAACTTTCCACAACATACGTATAACATCTCAACGGCTGAAGAGAAATCTTTGACCATTGAATTGAAAGGTACTGCCTATTTAGAAATACAAGGTGAAGAAACGGGTGAGAATTTAATCTCCCCTATTGAATACAGCCCGGCGGATTCTCCGGTTAAGGTTGATGTTTCAGATAAGAAACAAGTATTTATTAAAACAGGGAATGCTCTTGGCACCATTGTGAAAATCAACGGTGAACAAATAGATTTTCAAACCCAGCAGGCTACCCAAAAGCTTTTGCTTAACTTTAAGTGAAATTATTCGAAAAGGCTGTCCTGAAGGTGGATCATAGAGGAGATGATCATCTTCAATCATTAAAAGGGCAGCCTTTTATTTTAGTGGATTTTAGGAGTGTGACAAAATGAACTTACCGAACAAAATTACGATTTCGAGAATTCTACTTATCCCCATTTTTATCATTTTAATGAGTGTCCCGTTCGAGTGGGGATCTATTCAAATGGGGGATCGGGAGTTACCCGTGGCTCACCTGGCTGGAGCCATACTATTTATTTTGGCTTCAACGACTGATTGGATTGATGGTTATATTGCAAGAAAATATAATCTGGTAACGAATCTTGGGAAATTCTTAGATCCGCTCGCTGATAAACTCTTAGTAAGTGCCGCCTTAATCGTACTAGTCGAAATCGGTCTTGCTCCAGCCTGGATTGTAATTGTTATTATTAGCCGAGAATTCGCGGTTACAGGGCTTAGGCTTGTTGCGGCAGGTGAAGGAAGTGTTTTAGCTGCAAGTCAAATGGGGAAATTGAAAACTTGGATACAAATTATTTCCATTTCTCTTTTGCTGCTTCACAACTGGCCTTTTGCTTACCTAAACCTGCCTCTCGGAATCATTACTCTTTACTTAGCACTAATTATCACTTTTTATTCTGGATATGAATACTTCCAGAAAAACTGGCATGTTATGAGGGATTCTAAATGAAGGCTGAAGTTATAGCAGTAGGTACAGAATTGTTACTCGGGCAAATAGCTAATACGAATGGACAATGGATTTCTAAAGAATTTGCAAGCCTCGGTATACCTGTTTATCAGCATAGTGTCGTCGGTGACAACATAAAAAGAGTGGAAGATGTTTTCGAGGCGGCTCACAGTCGATCGGACGTTATAGTGATCACAGGGGGTCTTGGTCCAACCGAGGATGACTTAACCAGAGAAGCTGCCCAAAAAATAATCGGGCAGAAACTTATAGAAGACCAACAGGCGATGGAGAAAATAGCTCTATATTACGAAAAAAACAAACAAACGATGACAGCGAATAACCGAAAACAAGCGTTAGTCTTTGAAGAGAGTATTGTACTTCCTAACCAAGAAGGGATGGCGCCTGGCCAAATTGTAGAACATGACGGAAGAGCGTGGATCTTTCTTCCGGGAGTTCCCTCTGAGATGAAGTCCCTTATGAATAGCGGAGTGCTGCCTTATCTGCAGCGTTCCTATAAACTACAGTCTGATATCGTTTCCGAAATGATGTACTTCATAGGTATCGGTGAATCAACCTTGGAAAATAAACTCTCTGCATTAATTTCCCACCAGACGAACCCTACACTTGCTCCGCTGGCAAGTGAAGGGGAAGTGGGACTGCGGATTACTGCCACTGGAGAGACAGGCGACGAGGCAAGAGAGAAAATCGCCGTAATGAAAGAGACCATATTACAGATTGTGGGCTCCTATTATTATGGAAGTGACGATGTATCTATTGAGGCCACGGTGCGGGACTTACTTAAAAAAACCGGCTACCGTCTGGGGGCAGCTGAAAGCCTTACAGGAGGCAAATTCATCGAGAAGCTAATATCCCTGCCCGGCGCTTCTACTGTGACTCAGGGCAGCCTTGTAGCCTACACACCTTTAATGAAAGAGAAAGTGATTGAGGTACCTGCTTCTCTCATTAAACAGCATGGAACGATCAGTAATGAATGTGCTGAAACGATGGCTGTAAATGCTAAAAGGATTTTAGAGGCTGATGTTGCCATTAGTTTTACAGGGGTGGCTGGACCAGAATCCAGTGAAGGACATGAACCGGGCGCTGTGTTTATCGGACTGCAAATCGCAGATGAGCGTCCCTCTGTGTATTATTTTCAATTTGAAGGAAGCAGAGATAAGATTCGTTCCCGTGCTGTAAAAAAAGGATACGAATTAATTTTTCACCATATCAAAAATTTATAAATGACTAAGAAGCCCCTATATAATAACTCTTTTTTCTTAGGAAGAAATAGCATTATTGTAAGAAAAGCAACTCAAAAAAAGGGAACATTTATTCGCTTTTTAGTTGGCAAACTATCAAAAACAAGTTATGATAGGGATAGAAATTTTGAAAGGCGGTATATTTATATGAGTGATCGTAAACAAGCATTAGATTCAGCTTTGCGTCAAATAGAGAAACAATTTGGTAAAGGTTCTATCATGAAAATGGGGGATGGAAGCGAACAGAAAGTAAATACAGTACCCAGCGGGTCGCTGGCACTGGATGTTGCACTGGGAGTAGGCGGCTATCCTCGAGGTAGAATTGTAGAAATATATGGACCGGAATCGTCCGGTAAAACCACAGTAGCTCTTCATGCTATTGCAGAAGCACAAAGAAAAGGCGGCACGGCGGCTTTCATTGATGCAGAGCATGCGCTTGATCCAGTATACGCGCGCCGTTTAGGTGTAGATATCGAAGAACTTCTGTTATCTCAGCCTGATACAGGGGAGCAAGCATTGGAAATAGCGGAGGCGCTTGTTCGAAGCGGTGCAGTAGATATGGTCGTTATTGATTCCGTAGCCGCCCTGG
The Halobacillus halophilus DSM 2266 DNA segment above includes these coding regions:
- a CDS encoding ABC transporter ATP-binding protein; amino-acid sequence: MEYVIEMLNIRKEFPGIVANDNINLQVEKGEIHALLGENGAGKSTLMNVLFGLYQPEKGEIKVKGEKVKITDPNVANKLGIGMVHQHFMLVDTFTVTENIVLGNEPKKGGTVDIKKAEKEVKDLSERYGLNVDPGAKIRDISVGMQQRVEILKTLYRGAEILILDEPTAVLTPQEIKELIGIMHSLVKEGKSIILITHKLKEIMEVCDRCTVIRKGEGIGTVKVADTNPTELASLMVGREVSFSTEKTPANPKETFLSIEDLFVKDVRRVDMVKGLNLEVKAGEILGIAGIDGNGQSELIEAIAGLRKSESGSIKLHDQVITNLSPRKVTQSGVSHIPQDRHKFGLVLDFPVGENMVLQSYYQQPFSKKGVMNFKKIYKKAQELIEEYDVRTPNAYTKARALSGGNQQKAIIGREVDRSPDLIIAAQPTRGLDVGAIEFIHKKLIEERDKGRAVLLLSFELEEIMNLSDRIAVMFDGRIISEVKPEDTNEQDLGLMMAGNTPQKAGGS
- a CDS encoding ABC transporter permease, which translates into the protein MFANRTVNILIPIISVLLGLLSGAVIMLVFGYNPLKGYAALWSGAFGDAYFLGETLRQVTPYILSGLAVAFALRTGLLNIGVEGQVFVGWVASVWVGVAFKLPMMIHLPLAVLAAALAGAFWGFIPGILKAKLGVHEVIVTIMMNYIALYLSNEIVRNVITDGKDRTDSIAPTASLASEWLAEMTFFSRLHWGLLIALFMALVMWFLLNKTTRGFELRSVGFNQHASNYAGMNVGKNIVLAMVISGAFAGLAGAMEGLGTFGYMSVKSGFTNIGFDGIAVALLGANTALGVVLAAFLFGTLKIGALNMPTVAGVPTELVEIVIALIIIFVASSYMIRWIILRFKKEGK
- a CDS encoding ABC transporter permease; this translates as MEFIDILARIIPPAIFFASPLIFTALGGVFSERSGIINIGLEGLMVMGAFVGIVFNLTFHEVLGDATPWVSIIVAMVVSAIFALVHAVASITFRADQVVSGVAINFLALGVGLFLTKQWYDKGQTDMVDRPFYTIDIPVLNKIPILGDLFFSGWYLTSYLAIILAFAAWFIIYKTPFGLRLRSVGEHPMAADTNGINVYAMRYVAVMISGALGGLGGSVYALTIALNFSHATIVGQGFMSLAAVIFGKWHPLGALGAAIFFGLAQSLSIVGSSLPLLEDVPQIFLLIAPYVLTILALAGFIGRAEAPKSLGEAYVKGNR
- the yfmF gene encoding EF-P 5-aminopentanol modification-associated protein YfmF: MKIKEEVLLEKQGYRLHILPSKKYKTISIVAKFKTPLRREGITERALLPHVLQKATNNHPNVREFQSSFENLYGTVLSSDGSKKGENHVISFRMEVVNEAYLNDQEPILEEALKLFNEVLYAPKVEGEGFDSSIVEREKQTLEQKITSVKDDKMSYANMRLMDHMCKDEPYSLHVSGYQEDISSITPESLYTYYRSMIKNDLLDVYVIGDIDQTEIEKMTDQYFIRENSSNQDNDQVSTSKDVQEVNEVVEREEVNQGKLHIGYRTYTKFGDSDYYALQIFNGLFGGFPSSKLFMNVREKHSLAYYAASRFESHKGLLLVFSGVDPKDYKQAKSIILEQMDAMQNGDFTEEQVEETKEQVIHQLQETMDNANGIIEVLYHQMLSGAEMPVKDLIEHIRKVTKQDVVAMANKIKLDTIYFLTSLEGGE
- the yfmH gene encoding EF-P 5-aminopentanol modification-associated protein YfmH; translated protein: MEELVYDQINETVYTETMDNGLKVFLLAKPEMAKTFGIFTTNYGSIDQTFTPIGQEEKVTVPEGIAHFLEHKLFEKEDRDVFQDFTKLGASANAFTSFTKTAYLFTATSQIEKNVETLLNFVQDPYFSEESVEKEKGIIAQEIRMYDDQPDWRSFFGTIQSLYHHHPVKVDIAGTVDSIQNITKDDLYTCYETFYHPSNMVLFVAGNIEPEAMMKQIRENQDSKEFPAAPEINRSYPNEPAEVAKANNSITMPVTTAKAMVGVKEKVTHLTGKELLRAELLSSMILDYYFSKSGAFYEELYRNDLIDDSFQFETELDRQFGFTILGGDTRKPEEMTKRVKEMLHELKENSISDEDFTRMKRKKIGQFMRALNSLEFIANQFTHYHTLGVDLFDVLPVIESLTSNDAEEYLQHWINEEAISVFQVKPQEDE
- the ymfI gene encoding elongation factor P 5-aminopentanone reductase, whose protein sequence is MSKRCLIIGASGEIGYSVTRTLVEKGYRVGLQYYSNLRRIEKLENQIPAGQFLGAHQADLTTTEGIQAFLQIISKEWEAVVFCGGHLWKGLFQDMTDAEMDELYHVHLKAPWMISRHVLPFMIHIKAGNIVTVSSIFGEEGASMEVAYSSVKGAQISFVKALSKEVAPSGIRVNVVTPGVVATKMNNMLSPEEWNTLEGEIPLGRAGQPDEIADAISYLLSDQSSYVTGHVLRVNGGW
- a CDS encoding DUF3243 domain-containing protein; the protein is MSVLENFDSWKDFLGDRLHQAQGQGMDQQAVSEIAYEIGGYLANSVDAENDQEAVLRDLWNVADQKEQHAIANMMVKLVRNEGTQA
- a CDS encoding DUF3388 domain-containing protein encodes the protein MEKKEWYLEYEIQYNRPGLLGDISSLLGMMAINIVTINGVENSHRGMLLLCKDEEQIIRLKSILDTMDTIKVTKLRRPKLRDRLAVRHGRYIHSDVDDRKTFRFNREDLGVLVDFMAELFMKEGHKLVGIRGMPRVGKTESVVAASVCANKRWLFVSSTLLKQTVRNQLIDEEYREDNLYIIDGIVSARRASEQHWQLVREIMRLPATKVIEHPDIFVQETEYKLDDFDYIIELRNNDDEVITYETVEKPDMSMSDGFSMFDF
- a CDS encoding helix-turn-helix domain-containing protein, with product MEKEIGARLRNARESKGMSLEQVQETTKIKTRYLHAIEENDFNVLPGKFYTRAFIREYASAVGIDPEQMMEEHKDEMPSFEKEGAAQYKSVQPSSKEPVAKRGNINKYLPTVMTFVLIIGILFVAYTFIKNGNNDLGSGAADQEVSNNDINVPEASEPEDSESTPASSESSGEESADDEKDTKKEQAGEEGSSSSEKENPSGNDQESESFEISLAEKGTGNFPQHTYNISTAEEKSLTIELKGTAYLEIQGEETGENLISPIEYSPADSPVKVDVSDKKQVFIKTGNALGTIVKINGEQIDFQTQQATQKLLLNFK